AGACGGGCCCGCAGCGCGGGTTTGCCGGCGAGGAACAGTCCCAAGGGCGCCGAGGAGTCCATCTCGAAGTTGAGCAGTTGCCGGATCTCGACCAGAAGGGCGTCGGGCAAGAGGTGCGCATCGTCGACCACAAGAAGGGTCTGGCGGCTCTTGCCCATCCACAGGCGCTCAACGGCGGTGTGGATCTGCACGATGAGATCCGCCTTGAGGAAGACGGGGGTGAGACCGAGTTGCTGCGCGAGATCGCGGAACAGGGCCCGGTCGTGGGCGGTGAAGCCGACATAGAGCACCGTGTAGCGGGCGGGGTCGAGTCCGGCCAGGAAAGCCCTGAGGGCCGTGGACTTGCCCGCTCCGACGGGCCCGGTGAGGAGGGCGATGGCCCCTTGATCGAGGGCGCCGGCGAGGAAATGGCCGAGCTCGTCGAGCTGGGCATGGCG
This genomic window from Candidatus Tanganyikabacteria bacterium contains:
- a CDS encoding AAA family ATPase, producing the protein MSKDYKAFFSLTDPAFNKQIRTEHLYRHAQLDELGHFLAGALDQGAIALLTGPVGAGKSTALRAFLAGLDPARYTVLYVGFTAHDRALFRDLAQQLGLTPVFLKADLIVQIHTAVERLWMGKSRQTLLVVDDAHLLPDALLVEIRQLLNFEMDSSAPLGLFLAGKPALRARLREPLHEELYQRAPIRYTLAGLSRAETAEYIAAHLTAVGGDPGVFADDAIDLIYQHSKGIPREINNLCVYALITASWQETRDIDRKLIEEVIRAQGGA